Within the Butyrivibrio sp. AE3004 genome, the region CCTTGTTTTTCTGTTGCAGTAAATAATTTGCAGCACTTGACCAGTCTACAGTGATACTTGTTTCGGTTGAATCAATGCAATAGATGGTTCTTTCGTTATTGGCTGCTTTTGCTGTTTTAGGAATAAACAGGCAAGACAAACTAAAGACAGCTATTATACAAAATAATAGCCTAAAGCGAGATTTAAATTTTTTCTTCATTATAGAGTTCCCCTTTTCCCCTTATAAAACTTTTTCCCCTCGAAATAAAATTATATGAGAATTTAACGGTAAAGTAAACCTGATATACAGTCAAAAAAACCGGGTATATGTGTTTAATCTCAATCTGTCATGCCCTTTTGGCAATCGGATTTAAGCTAAACTTATATACCCGGGAAGTAGTGGTTTTATGACATTTTTTTATATAAATGGTTGCCCAGCATCTGGATAAGCTGTACAAAAGCAATCAGAATGATTGAGCAAACGATGAGGTAGTCTGTTTTGTACTGCTGATATCCGTAACGTATTGCGATGTCACCGATACCGCCGCCGCCGACCGTTCCAGCCATTGCGGAGTAGCCTATAAGTGAGATTATAAGAAGGACTATACCGTTTAGCATTCTCGGAATTGATTCCTTTACATAGACTCTGAGGAGAATCTGGAAATTGGAAGCGCCAAATGACCTTGCGGCTTCGATTACTCCGGGGTTGGTCTCACGAAGAGCTGATTCAAAAACTCTTGCAATGAAAGGAATTGCGGAAATGGTCAGAGGAACAATTGAAGCAGTTGTTCCGATTGATTTTCCGACAACCATTCTTGTAAACGGAATCAGGATAACCAGCAAAATGATAAAAGGAAAGCTTCTGAATACGTTCACTATAAAACTAAGTATCTCATAAACAAGTTTGTTTGGCTTTAATCCGTCAGGTGCAGTAAGTGTAAGGATTATCGCAGGGATAAAACCAAGTACCACAGAAAAGATTGTGGACCAGAAAACCATATACAGGGTCTGGTTAAAAGCTTTTAATATGATATCTGTCATTACTTAATAACCTCCCATGTTACATCTTTTTTATCAAGAAAAGCGCAAACCCTGTCTAAATCTTTTTCATTTATATTAAGAACAAGGCTGCCGTAAACATCCTCTCTGAAGTCTTCAAGCTTGGCCCAGCAGATATTGAAATCCGCCTGAAGTTCCCTGGACATCATGGTGACGATGGGACGCTGATTGCCCTCACCGTAGAAGAATAGCTTGATATTAAGGCCGGTTTTGGGAAGCTTATCACTTTCTTCTCTAAGGAAATCTCTGATTTCCTTTTCCTTAGGCCATACGAAAAGCTTCTCGGGCTGACCTACGGAGAGTACCTGTCCATTGCTCAAAAAAGCAACCTTTTTGCAGATCTGCTTAACAACCTCCATCTGGTGAGTGACGATGATTATGGTTATGCCCATTTCCTTATTGATCTTCTGAAGAAGAGCAAGGATTCCTTTTGTGATCTCGGGATCGAGGGCACTTGTTGCTTCGTCACAGAGTAGGATTTCGGGATCTAGGACCAGAGCTCTTGCTATGGCAACACGCTGTTTCTGACCGCCGGAAAGTTCTCTTGGCTTTGCATGGACTTTTTCCTCAAGGCCTACAAGCTTTATGAGTTTAAGAATTTTCTCCTTGGCTTCGGGAGTGTTTGTTTTCATGCCCCAGAATTTCATTGGAAGCGCTACGTTCTGATATACATCGAGTCTCTCAAGAAGGTTGAAGCTCTGGAAGATCATTCCCATTTTCTTCTGCATAAGACGAAGAGCTTTCTTATCCTTAATATTGACTTCCTGATCATCAACTGTAATATATCCCGAATCATAGGATTCAAGTCCGTTGATGCAGCGCAGAAGAGTAGATTTTCCGGCACCGCTCTGGCCGATTATACCGAAAATTTCATGGTTTTCGATTTCCATGGAAACACCTTTAAGTACATCCGTATTCTTAAAGGATTTTGTTACGTTATCAATTTTTATCATATGAAAAAATGTCCTTATTTTTTTATATTCAGATTCAGAATTATTACATGAATTCCGAAAACCGTGTATTTAGCATACTTACACATTTTACAATAAATACGTTCTTTTATCCACAGTAAAATAGCCTGTTTCCATACGGGAATGTGAAGCATGACAAGGTAAGTGGTGAGTTTTGGATAAAAAAAGTCCCCCGGAAATCCGGAGGACTTTGCAAGCGTTTTTAGTAATTACTGTGCGTCTGTGAAAGAAGGGATAACAGCACCTTTGTAGGTGTCTTCGATGTAAGCCTTAACTTCGTCAGACTGGAGAGCATTTACGAGAGCCTTGATCTTGTCAGAAGACTCTGAGCCTTCCTTTACTACAAGGAAGTTTGTTCTCTTAAGAGTTGTCTCATCATCGAACTCCTCGATATCAAGTGCAGGATGTGTATTAGGAAGATCTGCTTCAAGAGCATAGTTACCATTGATTGTTGCTGCATCAAGATCAGGGAGTGAAAGAGGAAGTGAAGCAGCCTCAAGAGGTGTGATCACATAACCGTGAGGGTTAGCTTCTGTATCCTTTGAAAGAGAATCCTCTGTGTAGTTAGCGTCTGTGCCATAGTCACCCTTTGATGTGAGAAGTCCCTTCTGAACAAGAAGGTCAATTCCACGCTCAGCGTTGTCGGGATCGTTCGGGATACCGATTGAAGCACCGTCCGGAATTTCATCAAGTGATGTATACTTCTCAGAGTAGATGCCCATGGGCTCAATGTGAACACCTGCTACGGCTGTGAGATGAAGACCTGCATCAGAGTTCTGCTGGTTCATGTAACCAAGTGTCTGGAAGTAATTAGCGTCAAGCTCGCCCTCTTCAAGTGAAGTATTGGGAAGAACGTAATCGTTGAAAACAACGGTCTCAAGTTCCCAACCGTCTTTTGCAAGAACTTCCTTAACGATGTTATCAAGAATTTCTGCGTGAGGTACGGGTGTTGCACCTACTGTAATTTTGTTGTCTCCGTCAGCGGGAGCAGTAACTGCATCTGTAGCTTCTTCAGTGCTTTCAGCTTCGGTAGCCTCTTCAGTGCTTTCTGCTGTTTCAGCACTGTCAGTTGCTTCTTCACTAGTCTCAGCTGTTTCTGATGAAGCTTCGGTAGCTGTTTCTGTTCCTGTTGAACCGCAGCCTGTAAGTGCACTAAATGTCAATGCAGTTGATAATACAATACTTGTTAATAACTTTCTTCTCATAATTATTTCCTCCTCCAAGATAGCCTTTTTCGTTCGGCTTCTTTATGTGAGTATGATATACCACTTTTCTTTTTTAGGCAAATAAAAACAACGGTTTTTCGCATAAGAAAAACTTATAGGAAGCGTATTAAGCAGTATTTATGCTGTTTTCATGACGTACAAAAGGCTCTCATAAGAGAGCCTTTTGCAGCAATAGAAAGGAGATAATCACAGGGTTCTCTCGTAGCGATCACCCTTGTTGACGAATCCTGTTTTCTTAAGATAAGCTTTATGGTTTTCATCTGTTCCTCTGTAGACCAGCTTATCTATGTCTTCATGGATAAGGTTGCCCATGAGGAATTCTCCGATTGAGAAGTCACGATATTCGGGGATGGAGTAGTCCAGCTTGATATCAAGAACGTGATCTTTGAGATTTCCAAGCATGATACCGACAGGCTTGCCACTGTGGCAAACGACAAAAGCTGAATTGGAAGTACTAAAATCCATCGATATTCCGGGAAAATATTTGGCTATGTCATCTTTATACAGGTCGATAATGTATTTGGTGAGTCCGTCATCACCGGAAACCTTGACCAGATCGTAATCATTGTCAGTTTGGATACGCATCATTTTTACCAGATAGTAAACATTTATCGCAACCAGAGCTATATTCATTATGACGGTGGGATATGCATGTATCAGAAATCCATATACTACGCAGAAAAGGCTTCCCAAAGTGTTTACAATACGAAGCTTGAAAACGGATACCATCATAAAAGAAATCAGAACCAGAGCGGAACCGATGTAACCGATGATCTCAAAAATATTGGCTGTTGTCATTACAAATTATTCCGAAAAACGGATGCTCCTTTCTTATTTTGGTGTAATTAGTTATGTATAAATACATTTTAACATAAAAAAACAAATTGCGTATTATAGGATAGTATCAATTATCTGCAGGATTGCATCCGCGATTTTATCTGCCACAAAAATCTTATAGTCGTGCCTTGTGGGCATAGGTTCTGTAATCTTAAAACTAAGGGGTTCTATATTATTATCTGTTACTATGGCAGCATATATTTCACCAGGAATGCTGTCTGAATTTGCCGGATCAATGTTACCCATGGTGCCTGTTACGCCTATGCCTATATCTGCGGTGTAGGTTTTTTTACAGGAAAGTGCCATATGAGATGCCGTCTCGATAGAATAGACACCATGCTTTTCTATTATATCTGAAGGAACACCCTGAAGTATTTTGGCTTCGTTACTATAGGTTATAAATGCACCCTTTAAGATAGCAGAGGAACCTTCGGTATCGGTTAAAAGGTTCGCTATCATGCCGGCTGTGCAGCTTTCCATAGTGGTTATTGTTAGCTTCTTTTTTATAAGAAGCTTTGTAATGGATTCATATTTTTTTATGGTTTTCTCTTCGTTATTCATTGATTTTCCCTATTTGCAAAAGGACAACGTTTCCTGTTTTGTTTAAATAATATCATTAATATTAAGATTTGCACAAAATAGTTTAGTGTGATAAAGTGTTAAAGGATAAAAATATAATATCCGTTTTGATAAAAATTGTGATTTACGAAAAGATTTATAACAACAAAAATTCGAGGAGGAAAAATTTATGAAAAAAAAGATTATGGCAGGTATTCTTGCAGCGATGATGACAGTTTCGATGACAGCGTGCGGACAGAGGGCAGCTGAGAATGCAGAAACAACAGCTCCTGAAGAAGCTGCTGAGACAACAGAGGCAGCAGATGATAACGCAGAGGAAGCTTCATCAGAAGAAGCTGCAGCAGATTCAGATGTTGAATACATTAAGAATAAGGGGAAGCTCATTGTTGGTATTACTGATTTTGCTCCCATGGATTACAAGGATGATAACGGTGAGTGGATTGGATACGATGCCGATCTTGCAAAGAAGGTAGCTGAATCACTTGGTGTTGAGGCTGAGTTTGTTGAAATTGACTGGGATAACAAGATTCTTGAGCTTGATAATAAGTCAATCGATGTTGTCTGGAACGGTATGACACTTACCAATGAAGTTACTAATTCAATGGAGTGCACAAAGCCTTATCTTAATAACGCACAGGTTGTTGTTGTATCTGCAGATCAGGCAGATTCTGTTAAGACTGAAGAAGATGCAGCAGGACTTAGCTATGCCGTTGAAGCAGGCTCTGCAGGTGAGCAGGTTGCAACAGAGAAGGGATTTGATTTCATATCAGTTACTTCACAGGCAGATGCGCTTATGGAGGTTCAGGCAGGAACATCAGGTGCATGCATTATCGATCTTCTTATGGCAGGAGCAATGATCGGTGAAGGTACAAGCTATCCCGATCTTACACACACAGTTGAACTCACAACAGAGGAATATGGCATTGGCTGCAGAAAGGGTTCAGATCTTGCAGCATATATCAATGACCAGCTTAAGGCTATGTACGATGACGGAAGTCTTCTTGAGATTGCCGGCACATATGGTGTTCAGGATGCTGTAATTGACCAGAAATAAGACTAAACTTACTGAATTAGATTAAGGAATTCACATTTATGTTTTTAACAGTAACTATTTCCCTGCTTGAAGGGTTTCTTGGAACGCTTAAACTTTTTATACTGACACTTTTGTTTTCATTGCCATTGGGACTTCTCATAAGTATTGGCTCCATGACAAGGACAAAACTGGTGCGTATTCCTATCAGATTCGTGATCTGGGTAGTGCGCGGTACACCGCTTATGCTGCAGCTCCTTATAATATATTACGGACCCGGGATTTTCCTTGGCCTTAATATATGGGGCTCCGGCGGAAACGGAAGATTTCTTGCTGCGCTCGTTGCCTTTGTGTTCAACTATGCCTGCTATTTTTCTGAAATATTCAGAGGCGGAATTCAGTCCATACCTGTCGGACAGTATGAAGCGGGTAAGGTTCTCGGACTTACAAGGCAGCAGATTTTCTTTAAGGTTATATTGCTTCAGGTTATTAAGCGTATTGTTCCTCCGATTTCAAACGAAGTAATTACTCTTGTAAAGGATACTTCTCTTGCCAGAGTAATTGCGGTTTACGAGATTATCTGGAATGGACAGGCGTTTATAAAGAGTAGCGGAATTATCTGGCCTTTGTTCTATACGGGTGCGTTTTACCTTCTGTTTAGCGGATTATTGACGCTTCTGTTTGGTTACATTGAGAAAAAACTGAGCTACTTCAGATAACATTTGACGATAAGGGTAGGAACTATGCCGATTTTAGAAGTTAATAATATAAAAAAGAAATTTGAAAATACTGAAATTCTTAAGGGAATATCCTTCAGCATGGAAGAGGGGCAGACTGTTTCGATAATAGGCTCATCGGGAAGCGGCAAGACCACATTTTTAAGGTGTCTGAATTTCCTTGAGAGACCGGATGAAGGAACGATTACTGTTCGGGGAGAGAAGCTTTTTGATGCATCACTTCCGCCGGAAAAACCGGATCAGCTGCGTGAGAAAAGACTACATTTCGGAATGGTTTTCCAGCAGTTTAATCTGTTTCCGCAGTATACTGCTCTTGAGAATGTAACTCTTGCACCAAAGCTCCTTCACACAGATAAAACTGATCTGGAGATCCATACGATGGGGATGGAGCTTCTTGATCAGATGGGACTTGCGGACAGAACGGATAATTATCCGCATCAGCTCTCCGGAGGACAGCAGCAGAGAGTTGCAATCGCCAGGGCACTTGCTCTTAAGCCGGATATCCTCTGCTTTGACGAGCCGACTTCAGCACTTGATCCAGAGCTTACGGGCGAGGTTCTTAAGGTAATAAAGGATCTTGCGGATAAGAAGACGACAATGATAATTGTTACCCATGAGATGGCGTTTGCAAGAGATGTTGCTGATGAAGTCATCTTTATGGACTCCGGAGTAATTCTTGAGAAGGGTCCTGCCGAGCAGGTTATAAATAATCCTCGAGAGGAGCGTACAAAGAAGTTTCTTTCAAATTTGAATTCCTGAATTTCTTCGGATATTCAAGAAGCCACTCTAAAAGTAAAAGCAGCAATTGCCTGATTTTAAAAGTTTCTTTAAAGATCGGTAGTTGCTGCTTTATTTTTCTACATTTATATTTGATAATCCAAGGGCGCGGCATTTAGCTGTATGCTTGCTGTGAATACGCTGCCAAGTCCTTCTTCGCTTTCTACGGTAATATCACCTTTCATGAGGCAGGCCAGACGTTTTGCAACCGAGAGTCCAAGGCCCGTACCATTTCCGTATTTACTTGGATTTCTCTTTTCCTGGGAAAAGGTTCTGAACAGACTGGGCATGAAGGATTCTCCGATACCGCAGCCTTCATCCTTTACAACAAAGTTTATATGATAACCGTCATCCTTGCGCTTGGCGGTGACGGTTATCTCAACCAGAGATCCCCTGTCACTGAATTTAACAGCATTTGAAGTCAGGTTGGTAACCATCTGCTGTGTTCGCCCAAGGTCACAGATGACCTGAGGATTTGCTCTGTAATTTCTGTTGACCATAACATCGATGTTCTTTTCTCCCGCAAATGCTTTGGTGATATTCTCGATGCCATCCACAATGTCGTCAAGAGAAGTTCTTTCGGGTTCAAGATTAAGGTTCCCTCCATCAATACGATTGATGTCCAGAATATCACTCATCAGTCTGGAGAGATAATGACTGGAGGTGTAGATTTTCCTCATATCGCTTCTTAAAACTTCGATGTTTTCCTGATTCATGCCAAGATAGGAGAGAGCAGAAATTGCTTTCATGGGATTTTTAATCTCATTACTCATTCTGGATAGAAACTCGGACATTCGCCTATTGGCACGTTTTTCGTTTTCAAGGAGCTGATCATTCATTTTGTTCAGGCGTTCGATTTTTGCTATGCGCTCCTGTTCCTCGGTAACATCCATGAATGAGCCGACAAAGCCGATGATCACGCCGTCGTCATATATAGGAGTTTTAGAAGCGATAATCTCCCGGACTTCGCCCTTTATAATGCATTGTCCATGAACGTTGTGAGTACTCTCACCCTGAAGAACCCGCAGTTCATCATCCATATAGGGCTGAGGATCGGGGTGCCAGTTCATATCTTCATCCGTCTTTCCGAGAACGCAGTCTACGGAATCAAAACCGAAGAAATCCAGAAAGGCCTGATTGACACCTACGAATCTGCGCTCGGTATCCTTCCAGAAAATGCAATCCTGAGTCGTGTTAACAATCTTATCAAATAACTGGTCGGCATGTTCTTCCAGTGATATGGTTTTTAACTTTTCGTTTTTATTACTCATTAAGAACCTCATATAAAATTAAAAAATTACAATTCTATATTTACAGAAAGATTGTATCAATTATAACACGAAATTCCGTAAATGCTATACCGGAAGGAAGAGGTTTTCATCATTGAAATTTTGTTTTATCAGAGCTATATCTTTTTCGGATAATTCATACAGTTTAAATAGGATATTATCTATCTCATCATACTGTTGTTTTACCTCTGTAGCAGCATTGTTTTTTGAGGAAATGCTATTTGGAGAATTATTATCACAAAGCACTAAAATTCTGTCTATTTTCGAAACGATTTCGTTTTGAACAGTTTCATTTGCAAAGGGAATGGGGAGCTGTTCTATATGGGATCTGAGTACCTTTACGGAGCGGAATTTTTTCCTGAAAAAGTACTCTGAAACACTGCTGTTTAACACTGCCAAAATGTACTTGATATTCATATCATTAATGTTCGGAATTACGATATTACAACTATTTAAAGAGAGGGTCTGTTTATTGTCGTAAGCAAATATAAGACGGCCTCCTATAAATCTGTAAAGGAGTTTTTCGGGTGCTCTGTAAAATTGCAGAGGTGCTACCTGCTGGCATTTTTCAGGCACGAAGGTTATGTAGCATTTTGGAATGTGAAATGCATATTTGAAAATATCGGATCCCTTGAGGATGATTTCGTTCTTTGGGCTTTTTCTGGATTTTAGCATTTCTTTATTGGCACCGGTTACAATTCCGAGAGCGAATTCGGCATTGTCTTTAAGTGTTCTGACGCCCGGAACTGAAGACAATTTCTGTAAAAGTAGGTATTCTTCATCAGACATCAGAAAATCAAAGCCCTCCTCAGATATATGTCTGTTTTCCATGATTCTGAAAAATTCATTCCTATCGTAGATAACGGGGTGCTTTTGAAGGAAATCGCCATTGTTTTTAGGAGCGGTATTTTTTTCTGCCTGTAAAATAATTGATGGGCATTGAACGTGATCAAAAACATCCCCCAGATATTCAAGGTGTGAGAGGGTGGATTTTTCAATGAGCTTTTTGCGAATCTCCGTATGTGATTTTACAAGCAGTACGGACTCCGGAAGGACGTAGGAGAGCGTACCTCCCTCTTTTAAAAGATTTAGGCTCTGCTCAATAAAAAGGTCATAGGAATCAGGTGACTTTGATCTGGCGCAAACATATTTTTCCTGAATATACTCCTTATCTTCGGGAGAAAAGGAAGAACCCCAGGGGGGATTACCCAATATTACATCGAAGGCAGAGCTTCCTTTATCTGCATGAAGAAAATCGGTACATGAAATATGCTTTGCCCAGAAATCAGGATCCGGCAGTTTGTATTTTAAGGCAAGTGTCAGTCTTGCAATCTGTACGCTTACTTCATCGGTATCGAAGCCATAGATATTCTCTGCAGGGATTCCGGGAGGGAGACATAATAAAAAGTTTCCGCTTCCGCAGCCCGGATCAAGTATTTTTTTATCCTGTCCTTCCGCAAGAAAGGATGCTTCAAAAAGATGTCCAAGTAGCCTTTGTACTATGATTCCCGGGGTGTAATAGGCACCTGAACTTTTACGTGATTGCAGATGCTTTAAGGATATATAAATAAGGCCCAGAGTATCCTCACCTGAAATATATTCAAAGGCTGTAAAAGGAACAGAAAGGTTTTGTAAAGGATCAACGTCAAACGGATGAAAATCGGTTGTTTCTTCACCCTTTAATGCTTCTATAAGGGGCTTGTAGGCATCACGGTCTTCTTCCTTTATGCGCTTTTTTAAAATCCCTTCTGCACAGCCGCTAAGGACTCTCCGAAGGAGAAAATCATTGTTATCTACAGCGGCGATATCATCAACCAGCTTTTGAACAAGAGGAAGATTTGGTGAGTCAGCTGTTATATAAGAGCCATACAGCAGATTTCCTGACACGTAGGTCTTGTTTCGCCTACTGCGAAGGGATTTAAGTTTCCCGCTTTCAAGGTCTTCTTTTAATGAGCGTACATAGGTATCCGAAAAGTAATAGGAACGTCCTTTTTTTCCTTCCGGTTTGATTTTTCCAAGCTTTAGCCAGTTTCTGCCTGTTGCAGGTGTGATCGACAGTTCTGCGCAAAGTTCTGCAAGTGTATACATCAAATTACTCCTTGGTTCTGTGTAGTTTGGATAAGCATATCAGCAAAATAAGGCCGATTATACTGAGAATAACTCCTGCGAGTAAGCCGGGAGTATGATATACCAGTTTGATATCGTGGTGTCCGGCTTCCAAAGATAGTGCGCTAAACATGGTGTCTGCGCGCAGAAGCTTTGCTTTTTTGCCGTCTACATAGGCTTTCCATCCGCTTGTATAAGGAATTGACAGGAAGAGTATTTCATTATCATCTGTATCAATGCTGCCTGTTATACGGTTTGTCGCATAGGAGATGGGATTTTTGTGCAGATCCACATTCGTCAAAGTGTGCTCTTTTAATGCGGTAAGCTGATCGTGCATTGTTGCAAGAGATCTGCAATAAACAGTCATCTCATCAAAGGTATAGGTCCCCTTCTCATTGAAGGTAATTCTGATCTGGTTTTTGGCATCCGCAGAATAACCAAGGTTTACAAGGTAGTCATGCCATCCTGAATAATACCAGGAGTTTTCTGTTTTGTAATCGATATTTTTCCATATTCCGGTTTGGTCAGAAAGCTGCGAACTAATGGTAATTGAAGGTACATCGTTTTTACTTTTTACATGCAGATTCTTAAGGTAAAGCAGTGTTTCTGAAGCTTCGTTTCCACTAAAGGTAAGGAGAACGGAGGAGCCTGCTTTTGCCTTAAAACCGGTCTTTGTTTCTTTTATTTCACCTTCTAAAGAAAGTTCATAGGGGATGCTTTCCGAAGTGAAAGTCGTCTCTGTCTCAGGATATTTTGCAGCCTCTTCATCGGAGAGTACTATGCCATACAAAAGAGATTCTTCTCTTTGAATAGGAGTCAGCCCTTCAAATTCGGATGTTGAAATTGCACTTTTATAAGTAAATCCAAGTGGCATGGCATCGGAATTTTCATAAATACCGAAGTTGTATTTTTCGTAGGATGGTGCATATCCGTAGGGTACAAAGGCCTGCTGATCGGGGGTGTTGTAGCGAAGAGAATAGTAGCGGACACCTGCGATGGAATTAAGTATTGCTCTGTCATCAAGAGCATAGTAGGCAAAGTTTTGCTGATCGTTGTTTGCCATGAGTTTGAAGTATTCGGAAACGCTCTTATCAGCCAGGCTGAAGAAAAATTGAGTAGAGGAGATTCCATCAAGCATCGCAGCATTCCATACAAGGTCACGGCCTGAATAGCGATAAAAGTCATTGGCGGGATCAAGGCCTGACTGTGCGGCATTTTCCTCGACGACCTGAACCTCGGTGCTCTGAAGCTGGTTGTACATCTCTTCGGGAGAGCATCTGTCCATATAGTCTCTTATCATGTTGCCTTCCTCGGGTGAGTAGGCTAAACGACCGTTTTTGATGATCATTCCAACAGTGACGATAAGGAGCAGAACACTGAAGATTTCTGCGATATATGTGGTCAGATTTACATTTTTGCCACAAAGACAAGCTGAGCATTTCTTTGAAACAAAGTCGACGAATTCAGCTGTGATCACTCCCGCAAAAAGAGCACAGGCAAATGCCCATCTGTTCACGGCGTAGGAAAAAGCAGCAAAGGTGTAACCAACATAAGGGAAGCACAAAAAAGCTGTAAGAAGGATGAGGATAACGACCTCCTGAAGCAGTGCTTCTTTTTTTTCTTCAGATTCATTTTTTGAATGAATAAGGTGATAGATGCACCTTAATACAAGGCAGATTACAGCCATGACGAACATGGGAGTAAAGCCAAGCTGTGTATCGCTTTGACCATGATAAATAAAGGTGTAAACATTTTTTATAAGCTCTTCGTAATAATCCGCAGGGTAGAGGAGAGGAATCTGTATTCCCGAAGCAGCTCTGGGATTATTGGGGAAAGCAAGAAGAACCGGAAGAAGTATAAACATACTCATCAGAGTTCCGATTATTCCATATAAAAAGAAGGTAGGGATTGTACCAAAAATCCCTTTTTCATGGTCTCCAAAGTATATGAACAAAAGCCTTACAAGAACGTAAACTATTGTAAGGAGCACGATTATATAGAAAA harbors:
- a CDS encoding transporter substrate-binding domain-containing protein — protein: MKKKIMAGILAAMMTVSMTACGQRAAENAETTAPEEAAETTEAADDNAEEASSEEAAADSDVEYIKNKGKLIVGITDFAPMDYKDDNGEWIGYDADLAKKVAESLGVEAEFVEIDWDNKILELDNKSIDVVWNGMTLTNEVTNSMECTKPYLNNAQVVVVSADQADSVKTEEDAAGLSYAVEAGSAGEQVATEKGFDFISVTSQADALMEVQAGTSGACIIDLLMAGAMIGEGTSYPDLTHTVELTTEEYGIGCRKGSDLAAYINDQLKAMYDDGSLLEIAGTYGVQDAVIDQK
- a CDS encoding PAS domain-containing sensor histidine kinase yields the protein MSNKNEKLKTISLEEHADQLFDKIVNTTQDCIFWKDTERRFVGVNQAFLDFFGFDSVDCVLGKTDEDMNWHPDPQPYMDDELRVLQGESTHNVHGQCIIKGEVREIIASKTPIYDDGVIIGFVGSFMDVTEEQERIAKIERLNKMNDQLLENEKRANRRMSEFLSRMSNEIKNPMKAISALSYLGMNQENIEVLRSDMRKIYTSSHYLSRLMSDILDINRIDGGNLNLEPERTSLDDIVDGIENITKAFAGEKNIDVMVNRNYRANPQVICDLGRTQQMVTNLTSNAVKFSDRGSLVEITVTAKRKDDGYHINFVVKDEGCGIGESFMPSLFRTFSQEKRNPSKYGNGTGLGLSVAKRLACLMKGDITVESEEGLGSVFTASIQLNAAPLDYQI
- a CDS encoding CinA family protein; amino-acid sequence: MNNEEKTIKKYESITKLLIKKKLTITTMESCTAGMIANLLTDTEGSSAILKGAFITYSNEAKILQGVPSDIIEKHGVYSIETASHMALSCKKTYTADIGIGVTGTMGNIDPANSDSIPGEIYAAIVTDNNIEPLSFKITEPMPTRHDYKIFVADKIADAILQIIDTIL
- a CDS encoding amino acid ABC transporter permease produces the protein MFLTVTISLLEGFLGTLKLFILTLLFSLPLGLLISIGSMTRTKLVRIPIRFVIWVVRGTPLMLQLLIIYYGPGIFLGLNIWGSGGNGRFLAALVAFVFNYACYFSEIFRGGIQSIPVGQYEAGKVLGLTRQQIFFKVILLQVIKRIVPPISNEVITLVKDTSLARVIAVYEIIWNGQAFIKSSGIIWPLFYTGAFYLLFSGLLTLLFGYIEKKLSYFR
- a CDS encoding MetQ/NlpA family ABC transporter substrate-binding protein, giving the protein MRRKLLTSIVLSTALTFSALTGCGSTGTETATEASSETAETSEEATDSAETAESTEEATEAESTEEATDAVTAPADGDNKITVGATPVPHAEILDNIVKEVLAKDGWELETVVFNDYVLPNTSLEEGELDANYFQTLGYMNQQNSDAGLHLTAVAGVHIEPMGIYSEKYTSLDEIPDGASIGIPNDPDNAERGIDLLVQKGLLTSKGDYGTDANYTEDSLSKDTEANPHGYVITPLEAASLPLSLPDLDAATINGNYALEADLPNTHPALDIEEFDDETTLKRTNFLVVKEGSESSDKIKALVNALQSDEVKAYIEDTYKGAVIPSFTDAQ
- a CDS encoding methionine ABC transporter permease, with the protein product MTDIILKAFNQTLYMVFWSTIFSVVLGFIPAIILTLTAPDGLKPNKLVYEILSFIVNVFRSFPFIILLVILIPFTRMVVGKSIGTTASIVPLTISAIPFIARVFESALRETNPGVIEAARSFGASNFQILLRVYVKESIPRMLNGIVLLIISLIGYSAMAGTVGGGGIGDIAIRYGYQQYKTDYLIVCSIILIAFVQLIQMLGNHLYKKMS
- a CDS encoding amino acid ABC transporter ATP-binding protein — translated: MPILEVNNIKKKFENTEILKGISFSMEEGQTVSIIGSSGSGKTTFLRCLNFLERPDEGTITVRGEKLFDASLPPEKPDQLREKRLHFGMVFQQFNLFPQYTALENVTLAPKLLHTDKTDLEIHTMGMELLDQMGLADRTDNYPHQLSGGQQQRVAIARALALKPDILCFDEPTSALDPELTGEVLKVIKDLADKKTTMIIVTHEMAFARDVADEVIFMDSGVILEKGPAEQVINNPREERTKKFLSNLNS
- a CDS encoding methionine ABC transporter ATP-binding protein, whose protein sequence is MIKIDNVTKSFKNTDVLKGVSMEIENHEIFGIIGQSGAGKSTLLRCINGLESYDSGYITVDDQEVNIKDKKALRLMQKKMGMIFQSFNLLERLDVYQNVALPMKFWGMKTNTPEAKEKILKLIKLVGLEEKVHAKPRELSGGQKQRVAIARALVLDPEILLCDEATSALDPEITKGILALLQKINKEMGITIIIVTHQMEVVKQICKKVAFLSNGQVLSVGQPEKLFVWPKEKEIRDFLREESDKLPKTGLNIKLFFYGEGNQRPIVTMMSRELQADFNICWAKLEDFREDVYGSLVLNINEKDLDRVCAFLDKKDVTWEVIK